Proteins from one Bufo gargarizans isolate SCDJY-AF-19 chromosome 8, ASM1485885v1, whole genome shotgun sequence genomic window:
- the LOC122945816 gene encoding E3 SUMO-protein ligase ZBED1-like, with product MDAVVASETDTEFFNFVPKKNATSVIWRYFGFTRTDTEQKEVHCKTCKVRVATSRGNTTNLYQHLKQHGEKYKECMTLKGQSKDTAAAALQNKEQPSRTSQSIITDVFASIAPYAKSSQRHKEITDAITQCLSRDMMPLYTVSKVGFQKLIHTLDKRYQLPSRNYFSQTAIPELYSKCRDAVQQEMAGVKLFSTTTDLWSSRTTEPYISLTVHFVNEEFQLKSRCLQTSYFPDDYTGENIALGLKEALAAWNLCEDHQVAITTDNGTNVVKAVELNQWTRFQCFGHRLHLAIGNAMKNSAHAQCISRALGICRKLVGHFSHSWKRVALREAQRELDLPEHAMVTDCSTRWGSTQKMIARIIEQQNALSKILSTDRKVRHLLPSWQDLEVLESVNKALSPLQDFTDALSGESYVSISCVKPALSLLNTSVLAEEEEDTDLTKSLKSRILQYLNEKYEVTQDLLNMASFMDPRFRTQYLSADETQSIKDRVIAELQELQQHQPEPQSTAAMEGDSHVGNPPAAKTKKSLARFFKESTRAAAAPLSGNTAFDPIEQFREAVAAELNIYIYMPLIDHGEDPLKWWKFHKINFPRLCKLAQKYLCIQATSSASERAFSSSGNIVSNHRSCLKPDKVDMLVFLSKNLSASVSK from the exons ATGGATGCAGTAGTTGCCAGCGAGACCGACACTGAATTTTTTAATTTTGTCCCCAAAAAAAATGCTACCTCTGTCATATGGCGCTATTTTGGCTTTACGAGAACCGACACAGAGCAAAAAGAGGTACACTGCAAAACTTGCAAAGTCAGAGTTGCTACGTCACGTGGCAACACAACAAATTTATACCAGCACCTAAAACAGCATGGAGAAAAGTATAAAGAATGCATGACACTGAAAGGCCAGAGTAAAGACACAGCGGCTGCCGCTCTACAAAACAAAGAACAACCCAGCCGAACAAGCCAGAGCATAATTACAGATGTATTTGCGAGTATCGCGCCATATGCCAAGTCTTCACAGCGACATAAAGAAATCACTGACGCCATAACCCAATGCTTGTCAAGAGACATGATGCCATTATACACAGTTAGCAAAGTGGGATTTCAGAAACTGATCCACACTCTGGACAAGAGGTATCAGCTGCCCTCACGAAACTACTTCTCTCAAACGGCTATCCCCGAGCTTTACAGCAAATGCCGTGATGCAGTTCAACAGGAAATGGCTGGGGTGAAATTATTTTCCACCACTACGGACTTGTGGTCAAGCAGAACAACTGAACCATATATTAGTCTAACTGTGCACTTTGTCAATGAGGAGTTTCAACTGAAAAGCCGTTGCCTGCAAACATCCTATTTTCCTGATGACTACACAGGAGAGAACATAGCCTTGGGCTTGAAGGAGGCATTGGCTGCATGGAACCTCTGTGAAGATCATCAGGTCGCTATCACAACAGACAATGGAACGAATGTAGTAAAAGCTGTGGAGCTTAATCAGTGGACAAGATTTCAGTGCTTTGGGCATAGACTTCATCTGGCCATTG GAAATGCCATGAAGAATAGTGCGCATGCACAATGTATCAGCAGAGCTCTTGGGATATGCAGGAAGTTGGTGGGCCACTTCTCCCATAGCTGGAAGAGGGTGGCCTTGAGGGAGGCACAAAGAGAACTTGACCTTCCAGAACATGCTATGGTGACCGACTGCTCAACAAGATGGGGTTCCACTCAGAAAATGATAGCACGAATCATAGAGCAGCAAAATGCTCTGTCCAAGATTCTCTCCACAGACCGTAAAGTGAGACACCTACTGCCCTCATGGCAGGACCTGGAGGTTTTGGAATCTGTTAACAAGGCCCTCAGTCCACTACAAGATTTCACAGATGCCCTATCAGGTGAAAGTTATGTAAGCATTTCCTGTGTCAAGCCTGCTCTCAGTCTCCTGAACACTTCTGTGTTGGCTGAAGAAGAAGAGGACACTGACCTAACCAAGTCACTAAAATCAAGAATTCTACAGTACCTTAATGAGAAATATGAAGTGACCCAAGACCTGTTAAACATGGCATCTTTTATGGACCCACGGTTCAGAACACAGTACCTGTCAGCCGATGAGACCCAGAGCATCAAAGATCGAGTCATCGCTGAGTTGCAG GAACTTCAGCAGCATCAGCCTGAACCCCAAAGCACTGCAGCGATGGAGGGGGATAGTCATGTGGGAAACCCACCTGCTGCGAAAACCAAGAAAAGTCTTGCAAGATTTTTCAAGGAATCTACACGTGCTGCAGCAGCACCACTGTCAGGCAACACTGCATTTGATCCCATAGAACAGTTTAGAGAAGCAGTGGCTGCAGAACTCAATATTTACATTTATATGCCACTTATAGATCATGGAGAAGATCCTTTGAAATGGTGGAAGTTTCACAAGATCAACTTCCCTAGGCTATGCAAATTAGCACAAAAATATCTGTGTATCCAAGCAACAAGC